One genomic segment of Actinoplanes ianthinogenes includes these proteins:
- a CDS encoding vWA domain-containing protein yields the protein MVPDDRTLALAFYLLVDVSYSMNGEPLDAVNRILPEVVDTIEESPTLGDVVRFGALDFSDDARTVLPLGDLRDVRSIPRFTARGGTSYAAAFRQLRLDIDRDLAKLRADGFQVYRPAVFFVTDGAPTDDVPELRAAFAELTDPTFRGRPNIIPFGVTPELPKSVLDPWVFPKPGDSGKPMRSYVYSGAGDAATAIRQIAEVLITSIVASANSVSDAGTAGGFVPPDDEDLGDWI from the coding sequence ATGGTTCCCGACGACCGTACCCTCGCTCTGGCCTTCTACCTGCTGGTCGACGTGTCGTATTCGATGAACGGCGAGCCGCTCGACGCGGTGAACCGGATCCTTCCCGAGGTCGTCGACACCATCGAGGAGAGTCCGACGCTGGGTGACGTCGTCCGGTTCGGCGCGCTGGACTTCTCCGACGACGCGCGCACGGTGCTGCCGCTCGGTGACCTGCGCGACGTGCGGTCGATCCCGCGGTTCACCGCGCGCGGCGGCACGTCCTATGCCGCCGCGTTCCGGCAGCTGCGCCTGGACATCGATCGTGACCTGGCGAAACTGCGGGCGGACGGGTTCCAGGTGTACCGGCCGGCGGTCTTCTTCGTCACCGACGGGGCGCCGACCGACGACGTGCCGGAGTTGCGGGCCGCGTTCGCCGAGTTGACCGATCCGACGTTCCGCGGCCGGCCGAACATCATTCCGTTCGGGGTGACGCCGGAGCTGCCGAAATCGGTGCTCGACCCGTGGGTGTTCCCGAAGCCGGGCGACAGCGGCAAACCGATGCGCAGCTACGTCTACAGTGGCGCCGGCGATGCCGCGACCGCGATCCGGCAGATCGCCGAGGTGCTGATCACCAGCATCGTGGCGTCGGCGAATTCGGTGAGCGACGCGGGCACGGCGGGCGGGTTCGTGCCGCCGGACGACGAGGACCTGGGCGACTGGATCTGA
- a CDS encoding protein phosphatase 2C domain-containing protein translates to MTETADDPADRDLLTPAGPEHDAGGGARPWARLESRRWVVGDAGRQAAVRARVPRMFRTPPPDVVADGAEAGALTFRAASVRGLGHQERGEPRQDAYAVRFTRDQRWLAGCVADGVSAAKRSHEAAGMICETVAQSLVDHLMTGRPVPEFRWDAAVRAAGDAVTELARPFLPDGPVTYSQVRPIMSATALAFAVETEPSPAGAHRAVLANLAGDSAAFVLTGGDGGWRPLTAVKNDGAAIVDSRVRSLPAEADVTAHEFTLLPGQVLVVMTDGLGDPFGSGAGAVGDFLRSRWVTPPDPLAFAQQVAFFRKSFTDDRTAVVVWPAR, encoded by the coding sequence ATGACCGAGACGGCCGACGACCCGGCGGACCGGGACCTGCTGACCCCGGCCGGGCCGGAGCACGACGCCGGCGGCGGCGCGCGGCCCTGGGCGCGGCTGGAGAGCCGTCGCTGGGTGGTGGGTGACGCCGGGCGGCAGGCGGCGGTGCGGGCCCGGGTGCCGCGGATGTTCCGGACACCGCCGCCGGACGTGGTGGCCGACGGGGCGGAGGCGGGCGCGCTGACGTTCCGGGCCGCGTCGGTGCGGGGTCTGGGGCATCAAGAGCGTGGCGAGCCGCGGCAGGACGCGTACGCGGTCCGTTTCACCCGCGATCAGCGCTGGCTCGCCGGTTGTGTGGCGGACGGGGTGTCGGCCGCGAAACGGTCGCACGAGGCGGCCGGGATGATCTGCGAGACGGTGGCGCAGTCCCTGGTCGACCATCTGATGACCGGCCGCCCGGTGCCGGAGTTCCGCTGGGACGCGGCGGTCCGGGCCGCCGGTGACGCGGTCACCGAGCTGGCCCGCCCGTTCCTGCCGGACGGGCCGGTGACGTATTCACAGGTCCGCCCGATCATGTCGGCGACCGCGCTGGCGTTCGCCGTCGAGACCGAGCCGTCCCCGGCCGGCGCCCACCGCGCCGTGCTCGCCAACCTGGCCGGCGACTCGGCCGCGTTCGTGCTGACCGGCGGTGACGGCGGCTGGCGGCCGCTGACCGCGGTGAAGAACGACGGCGCCGCGATCGTCGACAGCCGGGTGCGGTCGCTGCCCGCCGAGGCCGACGTCACCGCGCACGAGTTCACGCTGCTGCCGGGCCAGGTCCTGGTGGTGATGACGGATGGGCTCGGGGACCCGTTCGGTTCCGGCGCCGGCGCGGTCGGCGACTTCCTGCGCAGCCGCTGGGTCACCCCGCCCGATCCGCTGGCGTTCGCCCAGCAGGTCGCGTTCTTCCGCAAGTCGTTCACCGACGACCGGACCGCGGTCGTGGTCTGGCCGGCCCGATGA